From one Mycobacterium colombiense CECT 3035 genomic stretch:
- a CDS encoding LLM class F420-dependent oxidoreductase, whose product MRFTITHPMHSHPYNPELVSGDGIGKVAAATEAAGIHGFGFTDHPAPSQRWLDAGGHDALDPFVALGFAAATTSTLRLIPNIVVLPYRNPFVVAKSGATLDLLSGGRFTLAVGVGYLKREFATLGVSFDERAELFEESLQVIRAIWTGDDISFEGKHFSARGITAHPRPVSDPHPPIWIGGNTSSSRQRVAQYGDGWCPFPAPPQLAQTAGTAVIDSVAKLADGIDDLRRRCDAAQRDWSAIDITFTNFEGGSPASDDFNADAYLEGLDKLAKLGVTWVSIHLPGDSMTHALETLDRFRTLVVDAA is encoded by the coding sequence ATGCGGTTCACCATCACCCACCCGATGCACAGTCATCCGTACAACCCGGAGCTGGTGAGCGGGGACGGGATTGGCAAGGTGGCCGCGGCGACCGAGGCGGCCGGGATCCACGGTTTCGGCTTCACCGACCACCCGGCGCCCTCGCAGCGATGGCTGGATGCCGGCGGGCACGACGCGTTGGACCCCTTCGTGGCCCTGGGTTTCGCGGCGGCCACGACGTCCACGCTGCGGCTGATCCCCAACATCGTGGTGCTGCCGTACCGAAACCCGTTCGTGGTGGCCAAGTCCGGCGCCACCCTGGACCTGCTCTCCGGCGGCCGGTTCACGCTCGCGGTGGGCGTGGGCTACCTCAAGCGCGAGTTCGCGACGCTCGGCGTGAGTTTCGATGAGCGCGCCGAGCTGTTCGAAGAATCGCTTCAGGTGATCCGGGCCATCTGGACCGGCGACGACATCTCCTTCGAGGGCAAGCATTTCAGCGCGCGCGGCATCACCGCGCATCCGCGGCCTGTCAGCGATCCGCACCCGCCGATCTGGATCGGCGGCAACACGTCGTCATCGCGGCAGCGGGTGGCCCAGTACGGCGACGGCTGGTGCCCCTTTCCCGCACCCCCGCAACTGGCCCAGACGGCCGGCACGGCCGTCATCGACTCGGTGGCGAAGCTCGCCGACGGCATCGACGATCTGCGGCGCAGGTGCGATGCGGCGCAACGGGATTGGTCGGCGATCGACATCACCTTCACCAACTTCGAGGGCGGCAGCCCCGCGAGCGACGACTTCAACGCCGACGCCTACCTCGAGGGGCTGGACAAGCTTGCGAAGCTGGGCGTGACGTGGGTCAGCATCCACCTGCCCGGCGACAGCATGACGCACGCGCTCGAGACCCTCGACCGGTTCCGCACCCTGGTCGTCGACGCGGCCTGA
- a CDS encoding acyl-CoA dehydrogenase family protein has product MDFSRVDLSPEDQKFLDETRAFMAEHVTDEIRRRDRETGENFSEPVHLALGEAGYLTSDWYQESEGGFDPVRRRIFHLEIGRAHTPWFHWGTTAVVARLVQQFGRAELADAILPGVLSGEIRLCLGYTEPEGGSDVATCKTRAVREADGSSWIINGSKMFTSNAQNAKYVFLLTNTDPQGRKHKNLTMFLVPLDSDGIEIQGIRTVDGDRTNIVYYSDVRVDDLYRIGEVNGGWTVMRFALDAEHGITDAQDHGLQNISMLSEHGHLMAEAADGVAAVLGTPDASGRSPIDDDATKYRLGRAMARIEAAMSTPGMYGRVALIATMREVSQELMDLLGTASALPTDTPGSADFADDGAIEFIFRHGVPAGIYGGTMEVFRNMIAQHELGLGRPSYGR; this is encoded by the coding sequence ATGGACTTCTCCCGCGTCGACCTTTCCCCCGAGGATCAGAAATTCCTCGATGAGACCCGGGCCTTCATGGCCGAACACGTCACCGACGAAATCCGTCGCCGTGACCGGGAGACCGGCGAAAACTTCAGCGAGCCGGTGCATTTGGCGCTGGGTGAAGCGGGTTACCTGACATCGGACTGGTACCAGGAGTCCGAAGGCGGATTCGACCCGGTGCGACGGCGAATATTTCACCTCGAGATCGGCCGCGCGCACACGCCGTGGTTCCACTGGGGCACCACCGCGGTCGTCGCGCGGCTGGTGCAGCAATTCGGCAGGGCCGAACTCGCCGACGCGATCCTGCCGGGCGTGCTGTCCGGGGAGATCCGGCTCTGCCTGGGCTATACCGAGCCCGAAGGCGGCTCCGACGTGGCCACCTGCAAGACCCGGGCCGTGCGGGAGGCGGATGGGTCCAGCTGGATCATCAACGGCTCCAAGATGTTCACCTCGAACGCGCAGAACGCCAAGTACGTCTTCCTGCTGACCAACACCGACCCGCAGGGGCGCAAACACAAGAACCTGACCATGTTTCTGGTGCCGCTGGATTCCGACGGCATCGAGATCCAGGGCATCCGCACGGTGGACGGCGACCGCACCAACATCGTGTACTACAGCGACGTTCGCGTCGATGACCTCTACCGGATCGGTGAGGTCAACGGCGGCTGGACGGTGATGCGGTTCGCCCTCGACGCCGAACACGGCATCACCGACGCGCAAGACCATGGCCTGCAGAACATTTCGATGCTGTCGGAGCACGGCCACCTGATGGCCGAGGCGGCCGACGGCGTCGCGGCGGTGCTGGGCACGCCCGATGCGTCCGGGCGGAGCCCGATCGACGACGACGCCACGAAATACCGGCTCGGGCGTGCCATGGCGCGCATCGAAGCGGCCATGTCGACCCCCGGGATGTACGGGCGGGTGGCGCTCATTGCGACCATGCGTGAGGTGTCCCAGGAGTTGATGGACCTGCTGGGGACGGCATCGGCATTGCCCACGGATACACCGGGTTCCGCGGACTTCGCTGATGATGGCGCCATCGAGTTCATCTTCCGGCACGGCGTGCCCGCCGGCATCTACGGCGGCACCATGGAGGTGTTCCGCAACATGATCGCCCAGCACGAGCTGGGGCTCGGGCGTCCTAGCTACGGTCGCTGA
- a CDS encoding DUF427 domain-containing protein: MTLVAGRGPLSSDPAGRFSPAIPDGVVYVEPHPRRVQAVKDGRVVIDTERALMVHRRGRPLSYAFAADEVGDLPSEPEPEAPGYVQVPWDAVDAWLEEGRRLVHYPPNPYHRVDCRPTQRRLRVRVSGTTLVDTDDTVIVFETALAPRLYVDPAHVRTDLLRRSETESYCNYKGFATYWSFVSGGDVVSDVAWSYPGPPPESLPIRGFLSFDDTRAEVTAELPLSDRS; the protein is encoded by the coding sequence ATGACTCTGGTGGCCGGGCGTGGTCCGCTCAGCAGCGATCCCGCGGGGCGCTTCTCGCCCGCGATACCCGACGGCGTCGTCTACGTCGAACCGCATCCCCGCCGCGTGCAGGCCGTCAAGGACGGCCGGGTGGTGATCGACACCGAGCGGGCGCTGATGGTGCACCGGCGCGGCCGGCCGCTGAGCTACGCCTTCGCGGCCGACGAGGTCGGCGACCTGCCCAGCGAGCCGGAACCCGAAGCGCCCGGTTATGTCCAGGTGCCCTGGGACGCGGTCGACGCCTGGCTGGAAGAGGGGCGCAGGCTCGTGCACTACCCGCCCAACCCCTATCACCGCGTCGATTGCCGTCCCACCCAACGCCGCCTGCGCGTCCGGGTCTCCGGCACCACACTGGTGGACACCGACGACACGGTGATCGTGTTCGAGACCGCGCTCGCCCCACGGCTCTACGTCGATCCGGCACACGTGCGCACCGATCTGTTGCGGCGCTCGGAGACAGAAAGTTACTGCAATTACAAGGGTTTCGCGACGTACTGGTCGTTCGTCTCGGGTGGGGACGTCGTCTCCGACGTCGCGTGGAGCTACCCCGGCCCGCCGCCGGAAAGCCTGCCCATCAGGGGATTTTTGAGCTTCGACGACACCCGAGCCGAGGTGACGGCCGAGCTGCCGCTCAGCGACCGTAGCTAG
- a CDS encoding winged helix-turn-helix transcriptional regulator, with product MEFENRLQDRRQWSIGDGCSMSKVLELLSTKTAFQVVRELFFGTTRFEDFVERIATSAPAVSRALKQLETAGIVERVPYQEPGQRARDEYRLTGAGEDFLPVFMALVQWGDAYLQDGSAKLAFVDADTGRAVGVRVTTDTGAPGKRSADIRVQRAAPSRRHT from the coding sequence ATGGAGTTCGAGAACCGGCTGCAGGACCGCCGGCAGTGGTCGATCGGCGATGGCTGTTCGATGTCGAAGGTGCTCGAACTGTTGAGCACCAAGACCGCCTTCCAGGTGGTCCGCGAATTGTTCTTCGGCACAACGCGGTTCGAGGATTTCGTGGAACGCATCGCGACGTCGGCGCCTGCGGTGTCGCGGGCGCTCAAGCAACTCGAGACGGCGGGCATCGTCGAGCGCGTTCCCTACCAGGAACCGGGGCAGCGCGCCCGCGATGAGTACCGGCTGACCGGGGCCGGGGAGGACTTCCTGCCGGTGTTCATGGCGCTGGTGCAGTGGGGGGACGCGTATCTGCAGGACGGTTCCGCGAAGCTGGCGTTCGTCGACGCCGACACCGGCCGGGCCGTCGGGGTGCGGGTGACCACCGACACCGGCGCACCGGGAAAGCGGTCCGCCGACATCCGGGTCCAACGCGCCGCCCCATCGCGGCGCCACACATGA
- a CDS encoding NmrA family NAD(P)-binding protein, with amino-acid sequence MPSDQLFLITGATGNTGAPTVELLLAAGHRVRAFVHRSDQRSAALAGLGAEIVEGDLLDFHAVSAAMTGVSAAYFCYPIAPGSLLPATAIFAQAASEAGVRAVVNMSQISARREAKSHAAQHHWIAERLLDRFAFGTTHLRPTFFAEWLKWQWARSGDGGVLRLPFGNGRHAPIAGRDQAGVIAAILQNPAPHDRQIYPLVGAEELDHYRIAEQMSDALGIAVRYEPIGIPVFAAALTAQGRPDFFVQHISSVAQDYQDGVFAGENNLVEVIGGHRPMTVGDYVDANRAAFDHDGAFAARVAS; translated from the coding sequence ATGCCATCGGATCAGCTCTTTCTCATCACCGGGGCGACCGGCAACACCGGTGCGCCCACCGTCGAGCTGCTGCTCGCCGCCGGGCACCGGGTGCGCGCGTTCGTGCACCGCAGCGATCAGCGTTCCGCGGCGCTGGCCGGGCTGGGCGCCGAGATCGTCGAGGGTGATCTGCTCGACTTCCACGCGGTCAGCGCCGCGATGACCGGGGTCAGCGCCGCCTACTTCTGCTACCCGATCGCCCCGGGCAGCCTGCTGCCTGCCACGGCCATCTTCGCCCAGGCCGCCAGCGAGGCCGGCGTGCGGGCGGTGGTCAACATGTCCCAAATATCCGCGCGGCGTGAGGCGAAAAGCCATGCCGCGCAACATCACTGGATCGCCGAGCGCCTGCTGGACCGGTTCGCCTTCGGCACCACCCATCTGCGCCCGACCTTCTTCGCCGAATGGCTCAAATGGCAATGGGCGCGCAGCGGCGACGGAGGCGTGCTGCGGCTGCCGTTCGGCAATGGACGCCACGCTCCCATCGCCGGGCGCGACCAGGCCGGCGTCATCGCCGCCATCCTGCAGAACCCGGCCCCGCACGATCGGCAGATCTATCCGCTGGTGGGCGCCGAGGAACTCGACCACTACCGCATCGCCGAGCAGATGTCGGACGCGCTCGGCATCGCCGTGCGCTACGAGCCGATCGGCATCCCCGTCTTCGCCGCGGCGCTGACCGCGCAGGGCCGGCCGGACTTCTTCGTCCAGCACATCAGCAGCGTTGCCCAGGACTACCAGGACGGCGTCTTCGCCGGAGAGAACAACCTGGTCGAGGTGATCGGTGGGCACCGGCCGATGACCGTCGGCGACTACGTCGACGCCAACCGCGCCGCGTTCGACCACGACGGCGCCTTCGCGGCGCGCGTGGCGAGCTGA
- a CDS encoding CaiB/BaiF CoA transferase family protein: MAGPVAGVKVVELGVWVAGPAAGGILADWGADVIKIEPPTGDPARMFGRMLGCDLGLNPPFEMDNRSKRSVVLDLGTDEGRGTAFELLAAADVFLTNVRPGALRRLGLDFESVSAANPRLVYGLITGYGEDGPDADRAAFDVAAFWSRAGVAHLLTRPGDTPPFQRGGMGDHSAGMTMAAAVCAALLARERTGTGQLVSTSLYRQGAYTVSFDLNTYLMSGQPIAIGQRETMGNPCMNNYAAADGRRFWIVGLEPERHWPALCRAVGRPEWRDDPRFADARARAVNSTALIAALDEIFATRPLDEWAQVFAGEPDFFWSPINTLEDVVADEQFHAAGGIVDVPDGGAAVPMVATPADFHGTPWAPRSAAPELGQHTEEVLAELEARRGS; encoded by the coding sequence ATGGCCGGACCGGTAGCAGGCGTCAAGGTCGTCGAACTCGGGGTCTGGGTGGCCGGACCGGCCGCCGGCGGCATCCTGGCGGACTGGGGCGCCGACGTGATCAAGATCGAACCCCCCACCGGTGATCCGGCGCGCATGTTCGGCCGGATGCTGGGCTGCGATCTGGGCCTCAACCCGCCGTTCGAGATGGACAACCGGTCCAAGCGCAGCGTCGTGCTGGACCTGGGCACCGACGAGGGCCGCGGCACCGCTTTCGAATTGCTCGCCGCCGCAGACGTTTTCCTGACCAACGTGCGCCCCGGCGCGCTGCGGCGCCTCGGCCTGGACTTCGAGTCGGTGTCGGCCGCCAACCCACGCCTGGTCTACGGGCTCATCACCGGATACGGCGAAGACGGGCCCGACGCCGACCGTGCCGCCTTCGACGTCGCGGCGTTCTGGTCCCGGGCCGGGGTGGCCCACCTGCTCACCCGGCCCGGCGACACGCCACCGTTTCAGCGCGGCGGGATGGGCGACCACTCCGCCGGGATGACGATGGCCGCGGCCGTGTGCGCGGCCCTGCTCGCGCGCGAACGCACCGGGACGGGCCAGCTGGTGAGCACCTCGCTCTACCGGCAGGGCGCCTACACCGTGAGCTTCGACCTGAACACCTATCTGATGAGCGGGCAGCCGATCGCGATCGGCCAGCGCGAAACGATGGGCAACCCGTGCATGAACAACTACGCGGCCGCCGACGGGCGGCGGTTCTGGATCGTCGGCCTGGAGCCCGAGCGGCACTGGCCGGCGCTGTGCCGGGCGGTGGGCCGGCCCGAATGGCGCGACGACCCCCGGTTCGCCGATGCCCGCGCCCGTGCCGTCAACTCGACCGCGCTGATCGCCGCCCTGGATGAAATCTTCGCGACGCGGCCGCTCGACGAGTGGGCACAGGTGTTCGCCGGAGAGCCGGATTTCTTCTGGTCACCCATTAACACCCTGGAGGACGTCGTCGCCGACGAACAGTTCCACGCCGCCGGCGGCATCGTCGACGTCCCCGACGGCGGCGCGGCCGTGCCGATGGTGGCCACACCCGCGGATTTCCACGGCACCCCGTGGGCGCCGCGTTCTGCGGCACCGGAACTCGGGCAGCACACCGAGGAAGTCCTGGCCGAGCTCGAGGCGCGCCGCGGGTCCTGA
- a CDS encoding NIPSNAP family protein — translation MKKYFGHTLLYLHETISLGSGRSDRFTEIFADTYQPMMEQLGARLFAIWESTPYNGHWPQVTVIWEIDGFADYARIGAAQARGGSHEAASGKWSAFLADIGASGEGRIMYPGPSNKTLAQLREANFAAPLVIQEIMQTKPGRQDDYIRELERLYVPWSERTGKRWLGSFTTTFRYNEVIHYWALDGGWDCFAEHYPSWKESPPAEIVTWMSVAPALRDGWEDSILQALPPSPLQ, via the coding sequence ATGAAGAAATACTTCGGCCACACACTGCTCTACCTGCACGAGACGATCTCGCTGGGATCCGGGCGAAGCGACCGCTTCACCGAAATCTTCGCCGACACCTACCAGCCGATGATGGAACAACTCGGCGCCCGGCTGTTCGCGATCTGGGAATCCACGCCGTACAACGGACACTGGCCACAGGTGACGGTGATCTGGGAGATCGACGGCTTCGCCGACTACGCCAGGATCGGCGCCGCCCAGGCCCGCGGCGGCAGCCACGAGGCCGCGTCCGGCAAATGGTCGGCGTTCCTCGCCGACATCGGCGCCTCGGGCGAGGGCCGCATCATGTACCCCGGCCCCAGCAACAAGACGCTCGCCCAGCTGCGGGAGGCGAATTTCGCTGCGCCGCTGGTGATCCAAGAGATCATGCAGACCAAGCCGGGCCGTCAGGACGACTACATCCGCGAGCTGGAGCGGCTCTACGTTCCGTGGTCGGAGCGCACCGGCAAGCGCTGGCTGGGTTCGTTCACCACGACTTTCCGCTACAACGAGGTCATCCACTACTGGGCGCTGGACGGCGGCTGGGACTGCTTCGCCGAACACTATCCGTCCTGGAAAGAGAGCCCACCGGCCGAGATCGTCACGTGGATGAGCGTGGCTCCCGCGCTGCGCGACGGCTGGGAGGACTCCATCCTGCAGGCCCTCCCGCCATCGCCACTGCAATGA
- a CDS encoding cytochrome P450: protein MTDFHYDPFDVAVMSNPLPYYRILRDRHPVYYMPQWDTFALSRFEDIWTVLEVNNGTFVASEGTLPPASVLAQHNSGPVDDPPLHPLPFHAMFDADLYGEIRRTHSRPFRPRSVTDLEGRIRALANERLDALLPGGSFDLTQDYGGIVVAAIVCELCGIPTDLAPQVLATVNAGSLAQPGEGVDTGQARPNYFEYLLPAVQRRRADPSGGPLDVVDGLLGYRLPDGGALDDMEVATQMLCIFIGGTETVPKIVAHGLWELSRRPDQLAAVRADLDSNVLVARDEMIRFCAPAQWFARTVRKPFAIHGETLNPGQRVITLLASANRDEREYPEPDEFVWDRPIRRSLAFGRGQHFCIGYHLARLEVAVLLQEWLRRVPDFAIQGDAATRLPSSFQWGWNNIPVEV from the coding sequence ATGACCGACTTCCATTACGATCCGTTCGACGTGGCGGTGATGTCGAACCCGTTGCCCTACTACCGGATCCTGCGCGACCGCCACCCGGTCTACTACATGCCGCAATGGGACACCTTCGCGTTGTCGCGGTTCGAGGACATCTGGACGGTGCTGGAGGTCAACAACGGCACGTTCGTCGCTTCGGAAGGCACGCTGCCACCGGCATCGGTTCTCGCGCAACACAACAGCGGCCCGGTCGACGACCCGCCGCTGCACCCGCTGCCGTTTCACGCCATGTTCGACGCCGACCTGTACGGGGAGATCCGGCGCACCCACTCCCGGCCGTTTCGGCCACGGTCGGTCACGGACCTGGAGGGCCGGATCCGTGCGCTGGCCAACGAACGCCTCGACGCGCTGCTGCCGGGCGGTTCGTTCGACCTGACCCAGGACTACGGCGGCATCGTGGTGGCCGCCATCGTATGCGAATTGTGCGGCATCCCAACCGATCTCGCGCCCCAGGTACTCGCCACGGTCAACGCCGGCAGCCTCGCGCAGCCCGGCGAAGGCGTGGACACCGGCCAGGCACGGCCCAACTACTTCGAGTACCTGCTGCCCGCGGTCCAGCGTCGGCGCGCCGATCCGTCCGGGGGACCGCTCGACGTGGTCGACGGCCTGCTCGGCTATCGCCTGCCCGATGGCGGCGCGCTCGACGACATGGAAGTCGCGACCCAGATGCTGTGCATCTTCATCGGGGGAACCGAGACGGTGCCCAAGATCGTCGCGCACGGACTCTGGGAGCTCAGCCGGCGGCCCGACCAACTAGCGGCCGTGCGCGCCGACCTGGACAGCAACGTGCTCGTCGCCCGCGACGAGATGATCCGATTCTGCGCGCCGGCGCAGTGGTTCGCCCGAACGGTGCGCAAGCCCTTCGCGATTCACGGTGAAACCCTGAATCCGGGCCAGCGCGTCATCACCCTGCTCGCCTCGGCCAACCGCGACGAACGGGAATACCCCGAGCCCGACGAATTCGTCTGGGACCGGCCGATCCGGCGCTCGCTGGCGTTCGGCCGTGGCCAGCACTTCTGCATCGGCTACCATCTGGCCCGGCTGGAAGTGGCTGTGCTGCTACAGGAATGGCTGCGCCGGGTGCCCGATTTCGCGATCCAGGGTGACGCCGCCACCCGGCTGCCGTCCAGCTTCCAATGGGGCTGGAACAACATTCCGGTGGAGGTCTGA
- a CDS encoding zinc-binding dehydrogenase — translation MWSHRIIAPYLFERTTIDDKTPECLADGQVLLRFSAAGVCGSDLPAFRGARGRIPGDDGRSGPEKDGFPIHEVAGEVIASRHPAHRPGDHVVGWASGFDGLMERIVSSGDGLAPYDPALTPAQAVGLQPLACVLYACEQLGDLAGRHVAIIGQGSIGLLFSYVAKAAGARRVTGVDPIDRRDVARAFGVDDPVRATSDRWVSQLGPGDRADVVIEAVGHQVATLNHAIDAAAPGGTVFYFGVADDEMYPISMRVMLRNNLTLKSGVTLDRQRMLELAGKFTAEHPWLLGAYLTHTFGIDGVQDAFDLACRPDPERIKIAIAE, via the coding sequence GTGTGGTCGCACCGGATCATCGCCCCGTACCTGTTCGAGCGCACCACGATCGACGACAAGACGCCCGAGTGCCTGGCCGACGGTCAGGTGCTGCTGCGGTTTTCGGCCGCCGGTGTCTGTGGCAGCGACCTCCCGGCCTTTCGCGGCGCCAGGGGACGGATCCCCGGTGACGACGGCCGAAGCGGTCCCGAGAAAGACGGCTTCCCCATCCACGAGGTCGCCGGCGAGGTGATCGCCAGCCGGCACCCCGCACACCGGCCGGGCGATCACGTGGTCGGCTGGGCGTCGGGGTTCGACGGCTTGATGGAACGCATCGTCAGCAGCGGCGACGGGCTGGCGCCCTACGATCCGGCGTTGACCCCCGCCCAGGCCGTCGGGTTGCAACCGCTGGCCTGCGTGCTCTACGCGTGCGAGCAGCTCGGCGACCTGGCCGGCCGTCACGTCGCGATCATCGGCCAGGGATCGATCGGCCTGTTGTTCTCCTACGTCGCCAAGGCGGCGGGCGCGCGGCGGGTCACCGGGGTCGACCCGATCGATCGCCGCGATGTCGCAAGGGCTTTCGGGGTCGACGACCCGGTGCGCGCCACCAGCGACCGCTGGGTGAGCCAGCTCGGGCCCGGCGACCGCGCGGACGTCGTCATCGAGGCCGTCGGCCACCAGGTCGCCACCCTGAACCACGCCATCGACGCCGCCGCCCCCGGCGGCACCGTGTTCTACTTCGGCGTCGCCGACGACGAGATGTATCCGATCAGCATGCGGGTGATGCTGCGCAACAACCTGACCCTGAAATCCGGTGTGACGCTGGACCGCCAGAGGATGCTGGAGCTCGCCGGCAAGTTCACCGCCGAGCACCCCTGGCTGCTGGGCGCCTACCTCACCCACACGTTCGGCATCGACGGCGTGCAGGACGCGTTCGACCTGGCCTGCCGGCCGGACCCCGAACGCATCAAGATCGCGATCGCCGAATGA
- a CDS encoding HpcH/HpaI aldolase family protein, translating into MTSPSNLQRALSRKTPIFGGWVTGPTALGPEEFARAGYDYVGFDAQHGYLDDADIARILRRTEHVPVGTVVRLPNADAAPIGRVLDAGADAVVIAMIESADQAAAAVAATRYPPRGVRSFGPLRASLGHDPAAHEARAGVFAMIETAAALAGIHEICAVDGLTGIYVGPADLAISLGAGVVGATRHPDVLDAIVRIHRVATDAGLLTGIHAGDGKTGHAMAQLGFGMITLAAESQALRRGAAEHLREATQ; encoded by the coding sequence ATGACTTCGCCGAGCAACCTGCAGCGGGCGCTGAGCCGCAAGACCCCGATCTTCGGCGGCTGGGTCACCGGCCCGACGGCGCTGGGACCCGAGGAATTCGCCCGCGCCGGTTACGATTACGTCGGCTTCGACGCGCAGCACGGCTATCTCGACGACGCCGACATCGCCCGCATCTTGCGCCGCACCGAGCACGTGCCCGTCGGCACCGTGGTGCGCCTGCCCAACGCCGACGCGGCACCGATCGGTCGGGTGCTGGACGCCGGCGCCGACGCCGTCGTCATCGCGATGATCGAGTCGGCGGACCAGGCCGCCGCCGCGGTGGCCGCCACCCGCTACCCACCGCGCGGCGTGCGCAGCTTCGGCCCGCTCCGCGCCAGCCTGGGCCACGACCCCGCCGCCCACGAGGCACGGGCCGGCGTGTTCGCGATGATCGAGACCGCGGCCGCGCTGGCCGGCATCCACGAGATCTGCGCCGTCGACGGGCTCACCGGAATCTACGTCGGCCCGGCCGATCTCGCCATTTCACTCGGGGCCGGCGTCGTCGGCGCCACCCGGCATCCCGACGTGCTGGACGCGATCGTGCGCATCCATCGGGTGGCGACGGACGCGGGCCTGCTCACCGGCATTCACGCCGGGGACGGGAAGACGGGTCATGCCATGGCGCAGTTGGGGTTCGGCATGATCACCCTGGCCGCGGAGTCACAGGCGCTGCGCCGCGGCGCCGCGGAGCACCTGCGTGAGGCGACGCAATGA
- a CDS encoding nuclear transport factor 2 family protein, with protein MTGDARDDEAAIRELLAGYALALDVGDADECVHLFAPDGEFLVYGKTFAGHDAIAGMFRAAARGLHLNGSARIEVVGERATARSQVLFVRAGDLQLRPAIYDDELTRTAGQWRFARRRCRFVTSAGLANSPEVSPT; from the coding sequence ATGACGGGCGACGCCCGCGACGATGAGGCCGCGATCCGCGAACTGCTCGCCGGTTACGCCCTGGCGCTTGACGTCGGCGACGCCGACGAGTGCGTGCACCTGTTCGCGCCCGACGGCGAATTCCTGGTCTACGGCAAGACCTTTGCCGGCCATGATGCGATCGCGGGCATGTTCCGCGCCGCGGCGCGCGGCCTGCACCTGAACGGCAGCGCGCGGATCGAGGTCGTGGGGGAGCGGGCCACCGCCAGATCGCAGGTACTGTTCGTCCGCGCGGGCGACCTGCAGCTGCGGCCGGCGATCTACGACGACGAACTGACCCGCACCGCCGGGCAGTGGCGGTTTGCGCGGCGCCGCTGCCGCTTCGTCACCAGCGCCGGCCTGGCCAACAGCCCCGAGGTGAGTCCAACATGA
- a CDS encoding SDR family NAD(P)-dependent oxidoreductase yields the protein MNQRVALVTGAAGGQGEAIANRLRGKGFAVAACDRRIDELRAAVSKAGDDGVIALELDVTAPERWDSVVAEVVGRFGSLSTLVNCAGVLHRASLTEETPEGFETAWRVNCLGPFLGMRAALEHLRKASNACIVNICSTGAIRPFPQHSAYGSSKWALRGLTQTVAAELAPSGIRVNAVFPGPIATSMLDEATQSRLAEASMFGRIGEAGEVADAVAFLVSDEASFITGSELIIDGGQCLQIR from the coding sequence ATGAACCAACGCGTCGCGCTGGTGACCGGCGCCGCCGGCGGACAGGGCGAGGCGATTGCCAACCGCCTGCGCGGCAAGGGCTTTGCGGTGGCCGCCTGCGACCGGCGGATCGATGAGCTCCGCGCCGCGGTCAGCAAGGCGGGCGACGACGGCGTGATCGCGCTCGAGCTCGACGTCACCGCGCCGGAGCGCTGGGACTCCGTGGTCGCGGAGGTGGTCGGGCGCTTCGGGTCGCTGAGCACGCTGGTCAACTGCGCCGGCGTGCTGCATCGGGCGTCGCTGACCGAGGAGACGCCCGAAGGTTTCGAAACCGCCTGGCGGGTCAACTGTCTGGGCCCGTTCCTCGGGATGCGCGCGGCGCTGGAACACCTACGTAAGGCGTCGAACGCGTGCATCGTCAACATCTGCAGCACCGGCGCGATCCGCCCGTTCCCGCAGCACAGCGCCTACGGGTCGTCGAAGTGGGCGCTGCGCGGACTGACCCAGACCGTCGCCGCCGAACTGGCGCCCTCCGGCATCCGGGTCAATGCCGTCTTCCCCGGGCCGATCGCCACATCGATGCTCGACGAGGCGACCCAATCGCGGCTGGCCGAGGCGTCGATGTTCGGGCGGATCGGCGAGGCCGGTGAAGTCGCCGATGCCGTGGCCTTTTTGGTCTCCGACGAGGCGTCGTTCATCACCGGCTCCGAACTCATCATCGACGGTGGGCAATGCCTGCAGATCCGATGA